The DNA window GGCAGGTGTCAGCCATAGCAGTCTGCTGACCTTCTGGTCACTTTGGTTCttccattgcagtgctgcctttTGGCTCTGCTAACTGTGACCCCTTGGGCTGCCAGCCCACAGCAATGCATGGGGTCGTTGTCACCAAAGCACAGGACCCAGCCCTGGGTTTTGTTGGAGTTCATTCCATTGGCCTCAGCACATCCAGATGCCCCTGGAGGACCctcctaccctcaggcagataAGTTCCAACTTGGCGCCGTCTTCATCATCCAGGAAGGAGGTATTCAGCCTTTCAACAACTGCTAAGACGTGCCAGTGGCAGCTCTTATCCTTATGGTGGGTAGCAGGGCTTGAAGCGTCCTGTGCTTCTGCAGATGGAATTGCAAACACCCTCAGGGTTGGAAATCCCTCTgtgcagggcagccctggagGGCTCTGCAGTCCTACAGCTCCTCTCCCTGGAGATGGAGGGATGGGACCAGCTGTGCAGAGGAGCACAGACAGAGGCCACTccaacagctgctgctccctgcccactCCCAGGGCACGAGGTACAGAAGATGGCAGCTGTGGCTCCAGTCCTACCCCAGGACTTGCTTTCTGCCCTAACAGGATCTTCTGTCACATAAAGCAGTGCCaccccagcagccccactcTGCCCCAGGCAACACGAAGCTCTGAGGAACCTGGAGGACAGATTGTAACAAGCTTTTCCCAGCACGAGGAGTGGTCAGAttttgctcagctctgcagctacCATCTCCCAAAGTCACAGACCTACTGCAAAGAGTGATAGCACAAGGGCTGCAGAATGGGTTGTAGTAATTGCTCTAGATGTCACCAAACAGCAGCACGCGTTCAGCCCCATCAAGGTGCCAGGACTGCTTTGCCAGCCCACAGGGACCACAGCATGAGATCCTCGTGTGAAGCCAACAGCGAATGAGCAGCACAAGGAATGCAGGAGGGTTTTAGCAGCGCTGCCTGAGCAACACGATTCCTCTCTGCTATGCCAGCAACTGCGTGACTGCTGCAGGTGCCAGCCAAGAATAGCAAATGTAATGCCACACATTCACTGCTCAGCCCTACAGGATCTCATCAGCACCAGTAAATCCAAAGCTAGTGAGACCTCGCTGGTGTTTATCACTCAGCTTTGCAAGAAATATACAGGCATTGAATGTGAAAATGCTGTTCTAATGGAGCTGGATTAGCATTCAGAAGTGGCTGGGCCTCTttcccaaaaaaacaaacacattttacaCTGAAACACTGTAATTTTACTGAACAACTGTTTAATGTAACGATCTGCTGTTCCTACATCTGTACAACATTGTACAAAATATAaccaaaaaacatttcagccCCATATAAATGTTGCACTGGCTGTCTGAGGACCCAGTGGCTTTAAGACTCTCCTATTCTCTGAGATGCTGTCACAGAAACTGTCGTGGTGCCAAAGCTCCAAGGCACTGTGTGGTCACCAGCACGTTTTGGCTTTCCAGTCTCATTCTCCATTCAGTGATGGAATCCTCCAGCCATAGCAGAGGACCTTTGGTTGTACTTCGTACTTCTGGTCAAACATGAAAGATTTTTAACCTCTTTTAGCATTAAGCAGTAATACTCTAGGGATGCCACGAGGCAGGGACAGCTACGTTTCAAAGGTGACGTGAACgtggcagctcagcactgccacatCCTTTTTTGTAGCTGATCTGCTCACGCAGATACAACTGGGTCTAGATTTCCATTCATTCTTGTCCACCCACTTTCACTGCCAGTAGCACAGGCTCATGTTGCCCTGTCTGAGAATTGCTCTTACACAGATaaagccagcagccccagcagtgaGAGGTGAGATGGTCTCACACCTGTCTTCTCCACGCAAAGTCTCATTTTGGCCAATTGTTTTTCCCTCTCATCTTCTGAGTTTCGGAAGCttctcatttgtattttaaaggtCGTAGAAGAAAATCAGGATCACACAATTCCCAAAGCTTTTCCCCACCGTTTTGACTACGATGCAGCATCCTGTTCAAAATGCAACTACTGGATCTGAAAAAGCACTCAGACTATATTGCACATCTGAAAACAGACACGTAGCCTTTGTGCAGGGCCAGTGCTCAGAGAAAACCTTGTTCACACTGGAGTGCAGAGGAGGTTTCAGGAAGGTCCTGTCACAGGCAGGAGTCTGAAAGTAAGAAGAGAAGTAACTCAGCAGGGGAACAGGCTGACAGGCATACTAGAAGGGCACCCTCAAATGTTGGAGGGTCAAAAGGACCAGCATCTGAGATTTATTTGACCCATTTCTCCATTCATACAATCTCACCAAAGCATCCTGACCTACATACAGAAACATGTCTCAAACTGAAGGATATTTCATGATGTACTGAGTGAACTGCCCATGAAATGTGTCCATAAGTCCATTCACCCTCGGCCAATGGCACTCATTCTGCACCCACATCAGGACCCTTGTTGACTCTGGCCAACTTAGAGTCACTTTCCCCTTCTCATTGCCTTTGCTCAACCAACCccagcttctctctctctgtttcacCTTCCTACCACCCAAGTCTTCTCTCCTGCATCTCTTCACTGTAGAGAAATCTAACATAGATACTACCTTATTAAATGAAGTCTGGATGTTTATTCCTAAAAGATTTGCTCAATGTCAATCCAAACTGCTGCACTCATGAGGAAatcaagtatttttctttctccacatttgcctttccatttctgtttcactttgaCCACTCTGTAGGTTAATTAAAAGTTCCATAAAGCAGTCCAGACACATTCTGCATCTCAGGATACTGCTCCTATCAATACATACACCTGTATGGCTGCTATTTTTAAGGCGTCCTGACACAACAACGTTTACCTTGACACCACACGATGAAAGAAAGGGACGCTTAAAGACCATTACCTTTAACAATGAGGGAGGCTTTGCTGAAAGCATGGCCCAAATCATTGGTGGCTTCAACCATGTAGTCACCTTCATCAGCCTTGGAAGCACCGAAGATCACCAGGGAGCAGACACCAAAGTTGTTTGTGCCAAAGTAGCAAGGATTGTTGGAGAGGTCTCTGCCATCTTTGTACCACGTGATTTTGGGGGGTGGGTGGCCTCCAACCGCACAGCTCATGCGGCACTCGGTGCCAGCGATCACCACGTGAGGCTTCAGGGGGACGAGGAATCGTGGAGGCTGGTTCTGATTTACTCCCTTGTACCTCTGTGGTCTGACTTGAACGTCAGCTggtggaagaaggaaaaaagcctcGTACAACATGGCACACAATCACTCAGGCGCTGCTTCATGGGGATGGAAGTCAGAGCAAAGGATTGGCTCAAAAGCACGGCAATTAACGTCTGGCATTCTGCACCTCCTCGTCTGAGATGCAGCACACCTGTGGATTGTAATTGCTGTTCCTTCTCAAACTGGCCAGAGTGTAACTTGCAGCCACAAACATTAGTTTCTGCAAAATTCAAGCCCTAGATGTTGCTGGGAATGAGTATCACAAATTACCTGACATGGCAGGAAACAAAGGCCTGCAACAACAACCATGGAGAAATGATAATCCTTCCCTACCAAAATGGAATTTCTTAGGGTGTTCTCTATGCACTCTCATTTTGGGCAACTAAATGCTTACAGGAGGAGGGACCTATTCCAGTGTGGTAGAAACAAGGAACACAGCACAACAACAACATCACACAGATGGCTATCTGTAAAAGCATTTTACCCTTTTGTTTTCGAATTCTCCAAGGCTGCGCAGTGTCGGATGGACGACTGGATCCCAAGTAATTTTTTGCCACCACCCTGAAGTAGTAATCCCTGCCTGGGATCACACTGGTGTACGTGAACTTGTTGGTGTAGATCAGGTCACCCACCACGTGCCACATGCCCTTCTGTGATTCGCGTTTCATGACTGTGTAGTAGAGATTGCTTTCCCATTTCTCAGATGTTGATGGCTCCCAGGTTACTGTCACTATATTTGGCACATTCTCTCTCAGTTCAATAGGTCCAGGTGGTTGTGGGATATCTGTcagatgaaaacaagcaatataGGAGATGCAGGAAAAGCTTCAAGTCCATCACGTATTTCACGATTGAGCTTTTGGGAGACACCCTGGTCATCAGATGGGACAAAATTGGATTCCTTCTCCAGATGCACAAGCTTGTTTGTTACTAACTGAGCTTCTGCTGCATTAGACCAAACTGCTGGGGCTCCTTCCCTTCTTGTGGATAAAGGTAAGAGAGCTGAACTCAGTCCACTGCCTACCACATATTCACCTGTAAGTCCATtatgcacacaaacacagaaatgcaggTGATAGTTACCCGTAACTTGAACTCGGAAGCtgaatgtttctcttttccctgtCCCACTCGTGAGCTCGACAGTATAGATGCCACTGTCAGTGAACTCAGCTGCTTTAATCAGCAGCTGGGAGGTACCATCCTGGGTGCTTATTTTAGCACGGCTTGGAAGAGAAGCTCCATCCTTTAACCAGGTCAACACAGAATCTGGAGGTGCCTGTGAAGAATAACTCTGGTTACAGCACAGGTGCTTCGCCTCCAAATGACAGTTCTGTTACCTCATTAAAATGCACCCCTACATGACACAGCTAAGGGTTGCATTGGAATATCAGAGCTTGGCTCTAAGAGCCCTCGATACAGAGCTGCTCAAGAGTTTCTCAGTACAGGTACAGCTGTCAAACAAGGTTTACTAGATCAAAACCAACAGACATCAGTAGTTAAtgttttctactttaaaaaacatttgcttgtttctgaaataaagaaaaatgtcctTAAGTGCTTATTTCTATTTCTCCATCTTTGGGCTCTACATTCCAAAAGAGCAGCTGAGTTGGAGCAGGGTCAGCAGTACGCACACTTTACCTTCCACACTCCTCCTGATATCCCAGACTTCACCTGTCTTGTTCCAACCTTAAGTCACAGCACATTGGATTTCTGTAAGTGACAACTTATGCCCTGCTGTGCAGGAAGACAAACGCAGTCAAGAGAATGTTGCTAGAAATGCTACCCCCAAAGGCtttctgagggagctggagatCAGTTCCAGATGGTGGTAACTCTGAGATGGTTGGATGGAGAGCATTCCAAGCACTTTATTTGCTGGGGTTGCTGAATGACTATAAATCTCATAAACCATGAATGTCAAGAGTGACAgctgaattcttttttcctgttttcctcatGCAGAAAGCATAGGCAGCACAGGCAGATTAAAGGATTTGCCCAGTGTCTTgtacacatggaaaaaaaaaaaggatttcaatCTGAAAACTTACCTCAAAAGGAATATTCACTCGAATGGCATTTCCTGCTTTTATAAgcaggaaatttttcactgttttgtctATTATGAACCtgggaaaaactggaaaagacagTGATTACTGTAAACAGTTTTATGTTATGACAAAATCATCAGCTGACAACTCAGGTGCATGTGCTAGCATTTCCAACAGCTTGTCTGCAGGCTGTTGATAAAGACAGCAGTACAGTAGAAAAAAAGTTCCTTGATTCACTAGCAAAGTTCTTTGCTAATCACTGCACCTTtcatgttttattgttttttaccTAGCACTCTAATTAAATAAGAGGAAAGGATGTTCAGCTACGTTCACTACAGTGTTTGCATACATCTGATGTCTCAGCCATGGAAAAAACTATGGCATGCTTCACCCCCTCACACGGATGATCCTCTGTGTAAAATGACACGAATGCAAAAAGAAATTGCAATGGACACTTATGGGGAGCTGGACTAAGAGCACTTCTTGATGCTCTCAAAAATTCTTTGTGCTTTGAGGGATCTTGAAGAGGAATAAAAGCTGATGTGGAGACTTACCAACGGGACGAACGACTTCAGTGAAAGCTTCAAGCTCTGTGGCTTCTCCTGGGCCACAGTCATTGATGGCTCTCACACGTAGGAAGTACGTCTCCTTGGTTTGCAGGCCTTTAATTTTGTAAGTGGTCGTTTCTATAGGAAAAATGTTGCATTTGGTCCAGCTGAGGCTGTTGGCAGACCGCATCTCCACGTCGTAGCCTTTCGCACCACTTCCCTCTTCTGCTTCAGGTACGTTCCAGGTCAAGGtgacactgctgctgtcactgatgGCCATCTTAAGGTCCCTCACTTTACCTGGAGGTTCTGAAAAGGGAAATTTCATTTAATCTGTTATTCTGGTATATGTGTACCCTCTTTTCAGTCACTTCCTGAGATCCCCAACATTCTTGCAGTGCATTGGATCTCCACTCTGCACAGGGCATCCTCCATATCCTGACTTCAACATCACACGGGAAATCCTTCCATTCCTCTCTCATGCAGACAGCGCACACTCAGCCATGAAACATTCCCCATTTGTTATCTTCACATACTTCTACATAGCACTGAAAACACTGCCTCCTCAGTAACATCCCAGTCTCCATTCAGGTACTCCCAAGACAGAAGGATGGTGGCAGTTCACTTACTTGTGGAGTCCCGAGCAAAGGCAGCTTGTGATGGTGCACTGATATCTCCCATACCAGAAGCATTGACAGCTGCCACACAAAATTCATATTGCAGACCCTTCTTGAGATCAGTTACTTTCAGCTTCTTGtctgcagacagaaaatgagaacGTTGGCTTGAGTGAGCAGTTCCCCAAGCAGAAAACAGTGAGACAATGTTGTACTTTTAATCCATGCAGAACAGTAGACTGAATCCTCAGGAGTAAAGTACAAATGCAGTCCCAAGTTCCCTTGTCTTCTCCTATCCTAGAGCATGCACACTTCTGAGGCACATTCATTGTATTctattccaaagaaaatattctttgagAGCTATTAAGCTACAGACAGGacaacattgcttttccttaTAGGATAATCCTAAACTCTTCCATATCAGAGAAGAGCCTAGCCTGCACCTGATGGATATAACAGCACATGCTACCTTCTGATCTCAACACAGATGagctctcagccttttttcaAGCCTTTCAAACTCATTCCAGGGTTTGAGTGAGCCACCCACCTGCTATGGGCACGCTGTTGACTGGCACCCAGGTCACGCTGCCCATCTTGCGTTTCTGAACGATGTACCCCGAAATTCGGGAGCTCCCAGATTTCCGAGGTGCTTTCCAGGATATTGTGATGGTGTCTTTGCTGACACCAACGATCTCGGGAGGATCTGGGGCACCAGGTGTAGCTAAGAAAGACATCAATGTTTTATTATTAGAATGCTTCTAGTGAAAGATATGGAAATACACCTGCTGGATCATTTCTTCCAGGTTTCTCCAATGTATTTATGTGGGTGTGTTTTGAAAATCTGACTGAGACCACTCTGATCACTTCcatgccctcctctggacccactctaaGAAGCCCACATCTCTCCAGCACTGGGAGCCCCAGAGCTGCCCTTGACCTACTGACCACACTCTTTTTTATGCAGCCCAGGCTATGATTGCCAAGCCCAGATTTGTGTGAACACTTCACAACCATGACTCAGGTTTAAATGTGTAGCAATATCCAAAACACAAGCAGTTTTCTTGACGTGAAACTCTGATAATGAATTTCCCATAGGGTTTTGGGCCACCATCACAACAAGTTATTCCTCACCTTTACTGATTGTCACCACCTCATTTGATTCCAGTGCATCGCTGCTTCCCTCTGCATTCACAGCTCTCACTCTGAAGTAGTAACTCATGTCCTGTTCCACTTTGCTGGTAGTGAACGTGGTGCAGCTCCTGGGGGTTTCTCCCAGAGTCACCCAGTCACTCTTGCCCACCTGCTGTTTCTCAATAATATAGTTTTGTACTGGTTTGCCCCCATCATCTTTCGGGGGATTCCACTGAATGGTGACATCATTGGCAGAGCTTTCTACAATTTTCAGGGGTCCTGCAGGTCGCTGTGGCTTGTCTGAAAGATAAACACAAGCAGCTCAGTTCCAGATCCAGATGCATTCCCAGGCTTGGAGCAGACAGTCTCGCTCACCAGCAGAGACTCAGTTTCTGATGGTACATATGCCTACTCACAGATTGAAATCCAGGCACTTAAGCTGTCTCTTCAAATGTCCACTCTCCTAATTTTGATAAGGGAGGAAGCCAGGCCCTTGCTCCACGGGCTGACTGTTCTCATAAGCATTGCACTAAGAGTACAGACATTTGTGGCAGGATTGAATTTGACCTTGATGTTGTGTCTGTAGATTTGCCTGCTGTGTATAGCCCTACCTTCCACAGTCTCCCAGCGTTCAAAACTCAATTAATGAGGCTGTCCAAAATGAAACCAGACACGTGTCGCATTAAAGGGCAAGTAGCACGTCAACAACCATTGCCTGCATCTTGATCTATTGGAAACACAGCCTTGTTCACCCTGGAATAGCTGGTAGTCTTAAGCAAGGCTGTGACCAGAAGTACTGGTTCTGCTCCCTCAGCCTTATGATGGAAGCCATCGTAGATGTGATGGGGATCTTACCTATTACCTCAACCTTTAGGTCAATATCCAGGATTCCACTGTCATTCTTCAGCCTGACTTTGTAATCCCCACAGTCCTTTCTCTCTGCATTGGAGATGGACAGCATGGTGAAGGTGTCTGTTTTATCAACACGAATCCTTGAGTCATCTCCCAGTTCTATTTTGTCCTTTAGCCACATTGCTCTGACTGGAAGCCGGCCCTCAAAAGGGATCTTGATCACAACTTTCTCCCCTGCCTTGGCCACAGTAGGAACGCTCATTAAGTTTTTTAGGAGAATTTCGTTCACCTGTGGAGGATCTAAAACAACAGTGCAAGGTCATTAAAAACTGCAGATCAAAGAGGATAAGGCTAACCTTGGAGGGAAGGACTTTCCCCCGTTCATTGCTGCTCTATATTCCAAACATACATTCCAAATAGTTTAATTTGGTTCTCTGGGGGCTTATCCAAATCAGTCCATGACGCTGCAAAAGCATGTACCTTCACCTTCATTTGTACACTCAGTGCTTCACACTGTGCACTTTGCTACAGGACAATTTTCAAATAGCATTTATGGCATCAATTTGCTCCTTTGCACGGGAGCAAATTTTTATCAGCAGCACAAGAATGAAGAGCCTGGTTTAGTAAAGCAATATGTGCACCCACCAAGTCTTTAAATTCATAGTGAGAAGCTTTGCACGAAGGCTCCACAGTTACATTTTTATGTACCAGCTTGTTACATCTCCCAGATACTAATTACAATTAAATCCCAATAGCCAACAATGGGTCCTGAGTGGACCTGCCCCATTTCAAGCACTGCAAGGCCAGCATTCTGCATTGAAAGCATGGGTCGTTTGAACAGACTCACCTTCAACAAAAATTGAAGCTTCAGTTTTTATATCTCCAGCTTCAAACCTATACTTCCCAGCATGAATGTCTTCTACTTTGCTAATAATGAGTTTGTGGACTAGACCTTCCTTCTCCAAAGTGACTCCTTCCATGCTTGTTAACTACAAGATAAAGATAAAGAGTACTTTCattcttaaattaaaataaaaaggaaacatttatgAATGTCACACGTTTCATTTCAATATTATCCTGGGATTACGTACCTGCTGACTAATTCACCACCACAAAGGCTTGAATCAAAGTTCATTACCATAAATAGAAGCGTTAATTGTACCTCTGCCCCTAAAATACTACTGTCACCAAAGCCTCTTTTTCTATTCTTAATGCTAAAACTTTGGTCCAGGCTCCAGGATGGCACCTTGGAACTTCTGACAGTATCACACAGATCCCACAGTCTGACCTGGGTTGCTTAATGTTCTTTTGGGATATAGAATATGATGCCTACACTTGATTCTAAGCACTAATCTGAATGAGTACTTCTGGTGTTATGCCTGCCTGAAGATCATTTGAaggttttcctttattttttgggTATCTCTCTGAcaaaccaaagaaaagaaaaaggattgcagcacaaagttttctttccatttcatggCCTCATTTCATCGCCACCTATGTAAaagaatcatagactggcttAGGGTGGAAGGAACCATAAAggtcatctggttccaaccctcaaatggaaaacacaaaggaaaatccAAAGCTTCCTAAGGAGGCAAGGATGGAAATGTCTTGAAGCaggaaggtgaaaaaaaatcttggtgAGTTTCTAACCAGAATATTTAAACAGTCTCCTTCTAGGACCATACTCAGAGCAGAGGGATGGGCATCTTGACATGATACTCAATGAGAAGTGAAGTCAGAGAGCAGGGCATTACCAAGTGAAGAAAACAGGCTGGAGGACACTTACCTTTAACCCATCCTTAAACCAGGTTCCTGTTAAGTCGTGTCTATTGACAGCACACGACAGCTCAGTTGGTTCCCCTTTCAGGACTCTGACATCAGCTAACTGCTTGTTGACACGAGAGCGTGGAGCTGAAAGTTCAGacaagaaaatgttgaaaagagGCTAAGTCTGTCTTGCACTGACAGAAAGTGCAATGAGGAGAAAAGACAGTTTTGGTTTCTTTAAATACATCTACCTCAGGCATAACACattgtggtgggttttttttaatgatgatgTTGGCCAGCTGCACTGAAGGACATTCTAGTTGGCTGCATACAATGCAGTCCTTGGATGTACAATATACTTCTCGTGTGCTTCTTGCAGTTCCACTAGGCATGTACAGCCCCTCCACCATACACATAAGTTTTCTTATCTTTACAGGTTTTGATGCTGTCATCTTGCTAGTGCAGCCACTGTTAACATTCAAATGGCTGCATACACAACATTCTTCTCTCCTGAGCGTTCTCTAGCCTCACATCTCCCAGTCTCTACAAATATAAAGGGCTGAACCACCCGAAATGGAGGACCCAGAGCTTGTTCTTGTTTGTACCAAAACGCAAAGATCAGTGGCACAGAATTAAACACATACCTTTCAGATCATCCAGGTGACGAcgtcttctgttttctgtactttCTGTACTCTTCAAGAAATCACCTGCTTTAATATCAAGGCTAGGTCCCTGTTTTCTCTGGCTTACTGAAGGACCACCATGAAGGGCTGACATCTGATCAGAACCCTGTGAACTTTGACTGAGAATACCTGGCTTCCACCCACTAAACAATTTATCGTGGAATTTGCCCTCTGCACCTCCAAAGGAGGAATCCCTGTCATAAGGAGAGCCTGACTGTCCTAAATCCCTGGCCTCAGCCCTAGCATCACCTTGACCGGAAAGTGATTCTCTGTCGTGGGATGAACCTTTGTGCTCTGATCCTCTCAAATCACTGGCAGTCCCCTTCCCAGCTTCACCATATGGAGATTTGCCAGCACGTGAGTCCAGCCCATACTCACCAGCCTTTCCAACAGCACCAACCATACCTTCTTTACCATGGACTGAGTACAACTCACTCCCATCGCCTCCCAGTCTGCTAGCACCGCTTTCCCCAGCCCTGGATCCAGCTGACCCATGTGCAGATCCAGCACCTCGTATGGCAGAGCCACCAACACCCCCACCTACTGAGGATAaggcagctcctcctgctccacCCAGAGACCCTTGAGCTCTGCCCAGCATAGCATCCCGACCATGGTGAGATCCCACCACTTCTTCGCCTCCTGAAGGAAAATGAGTGGCTCCTgacccagctgctgctgagagacCATCTTTTCCATAGGAAGAGCCAGCGTCCCTTACACCAGCTATACTACCACCAGCCCCAGCTGGGAGACCATCCTTCCCATATGGAGACCCAGCTGCCCCTGCACCAGCTAAACCTGCTACACCAACACCAGCCCCAGCTGGGAGACCATCCTTCCCATATGGAGACCCAACACCCCCGGCACCAGCTAAACCTGCAGCACCAACACCAGCTAAACCTGCACCAATaccagccccagctccagctgGGAGACCATCCTTCCCAAATGGAGACCCAACTCCCCCTGCACCAGCTAAACCTGCACCATCAAcaccagccccagctccagccccagctgggaGACCATCCTTCCCAAAAGGAGATCCAACTCCACCTGCACCAGCTAAACCTGCAGCACCAACACCAGCCCCAGCCAGGAGACCATCTGTTAAATATGGAGACCCAACAGCCCCTACACCAGCTAAACCTGCACCAATACCATCCCCAGCTCCAGCTGGGAGACCATCCTTCCCAAATGGAATCCCAACTCCACCTGCACCAGTTAAACCTGCAGCACCAACACCAGCTAAACCTGCAGCACCAACACCAGCCCCAGCTCCAACTGGGAGACCATCCTTCCCATATGGAGACCCAGCTGCCCCTGCACCAGCTAAACCTGCACCATCAACACCAGCCCCAGCTGGGAGACCATCCTTCCCAAATGGAATCCCAACTCCCCCTGCACCAGCTAAACCTGCAGCACCAACACCAGCTCCAGCTGGGAGACCATCCTTCCCAAATGGAATCCCAACTCCACCTGCACCAGCCAAACCTGCAGCACCAACACCAGCTCCAGCTGGGAGACCATCCTTCCCAAATGGAATCCCAACTCCACCTGCACCAGCCAAAcctgcagcaccagccccagctccagctgGGAGACCATCCTTCCCATATGGAAACCCAACTCCCCCTACACCAGCTAAACCTGCACCACCAacaccagctccagctccagctgggaGACCATCCTTCCCATATGGAGACCCAGCTGCCCCTGCACCAGCTAAACCTGCACCGCCAACACCAGCTAAACCTGCAGCACCAATACCAGCCCCAGCTCCAACTGGGAGACCATCCTTCCCATATGGAGACCCAGCTGCCCCTGCACCAGCTAAACCTGCAGCACCAACACCAGCTAAACTTGCAGCACCAACACCAGCCCCAGCAGGGAGACCATCCTTCCCAAATGGAGACCCAACTCCCCCGGTACCAGCTAAATCTGCAGCACCAACACCAGATAAACCTGCACCACCAACACCAGCTAAACCTGCACCATCAACACCAGCCCCAGCTGGGAGACCATCCTTCCCAAATGGAATCCCAACTCCCCCTGCACCAGCTAAACCTGCAGCACCAACACCAGCTCCAGCTGGGAGACCATCCTTCCCAAATGGAATCCCAACTCCACCTGCACCAGCCAAACCTGCAGCACCAACACCAGCTCCAGCTGGGAGACCATCCTTCCCAAATGGAATCCCAACTCCACCTGCACCAGCCAAAcctgcagcaccagccccagctccagctgGGAGACCATCCTTCCCATATGGAAACCCAACTCCCCCTACACCAGCTAAACCTGCAGCACCAACACCAGCTAAACCTGCAGCACCAACACCAGCCCCAGCAGGGAGACCATCCTTCCCAAATGGAGACCCAACTCCCCCTGCACCAGCTAAACCTGCAGCACCAACACCAGCTAAACCTGCAGCACCAACACCAGCCCCAGCAGGGAGACCATCCTTCCCAAATGGAGACCCAACTCCCCCTGCACCAGTGCCACCAATGACAGCCCCAGCTGGGAGTCCATCTTTTCCATATAACGGCCCAAATTGCCCTGCACCAGCTGCACCAGCTGCACCAGCTGCACCAGCTGCACCAGCTGCACCAGCTGCACCAGCTGCACCAGCTGCACCAGCTGCACCAGCTGCACCAGCTGCACCAGCTGCACCAGCTGCACCAGCTGCACCAGCTGCACCAGCTGCACCCTTTCCATACATAGAGCCGGCACCTTCCAAACCAGCACCACCAAGCCCTGCTTCCATTCCTGCTGGTAAACCATCCTTTCCATAAGGTTCACTTGACTGACCGTGCTTACCATACAGATCCCCCCTTTTAGCATCAACACCTGCCCCAACTGGCAGACCATCTGGACCGTATAAAA is part of the Lagopus muta isolate bLagMut1 chromosome 24, bLagMut1 primary, whole genome shotgun sequence genome and encodes:
- the IGFN1 gene encoding immunoglobulin-like and fibronectin type III domain-containing protein 1 isoform X41, coding for MTTRPGVKTLQKSSIRGVHITQFVDKIPKGCSTPDFERKPVSLTLQEGKNAIFRAVVKGVPAPEVKWKRAKGEINDPAKYLMFYSPATSEHILQINKITAGDSDLYRCFAVNEYGEASCSAGLRIIQVGFKRKANYVTGHPAEELKKSLQDLKKTLKKRAPLPKQKVLDKDAVFQLLLHADKKDYERICIKYGISDFRGMLRALQDLRKDTENEQAKLIHSIKYMEHIKVNKDGSASFTVEMDLKSASSNIYLLKDGEKVRYGTGDEYRKYYLRQIGKRYHFIVNDVHPEDAGLYQVKVEDVPIFSTELDAESIPVRFQKPLSDLHCHEDEDVVFDCVLRTPCFDAVWLHKAHPLEASEKHQISVSPDGLNHQLIIKNAVTTDSGLYTLDTGLCSSRAWLLVEHVREAKIQDEEHEKSDHQKGTPDKGRAKRLKHGEYVGDEDHPMDAGMKRGGWHRSDHGGGQGYSPDADGEFKLLGKEGLHKIGDEIVGPGQFAREEDTGLKFGEDKVGLRHVQSQGSMSGRGDTDDGLGGGTKSHSVDGRHDSMLGAADVDMGDAEGANSWHDKNTKLGDASSGAAFGGMKSLDATDGSSVSGGINLGSARMGGAHSVYSKDGLPAAVDMNAVSINREGEIGSPYSKGNLLVDAGGHVGQAGMSGLLYGAGGVPAGDGGRPGAGGSFVGEMEVLYGPDGLPVGAGVDAKRGDLYGKHGQSSEPYGKDGLPAGMEAGLGGAGLEGAGSMYGKGAAGAAGAAGAAGAAGAAGAAGAAGAAGAAGAAGAAGAAGAAGAAGAAGAGQFGPLYGKDGLPAGAVIGGTGAGGVGSPFGKDGLPAGAGVGAAGLAGVGAAGLAGAGAAGSPYGKDGLPAGAGAGVGGAGLAGAGGVGIPFGKDGLPAGAGVDGAGLAGAGAAGSPYGKDGLPVGAGAGVGAAGLAGVGAAGLTGAGGVGIPFGKDGLPAGAGDGIGAGLAGVGAVGSPYLTDGLLAGAGVGAAGLAGAGGVGSPFGKDGLPAGAGAGAGVDGAGLAGAGGVGSPFGKDGLPAGAGAGIGAGLAGVGAAGLAGAGGVGSPYGKDGLPAGAGVGVAGLAGAGAAGSPYGKDGLPAGAGGSIAGVRDAGSSYGKDGLSAAAGSGATHFPSGGEEVVGSHHGRDAMLGRAQGSLGGAGGAALSSVGGGVGGSAIRGAGSAHGSAGSRAGESGASRLGGDGSELYSVHGKEGMVGAVGKAGEYGLDSRAGKSPYGEAGKGTASDLRGSEHKGSSHDRESLSGQGDARAEARDLGQSGSPYDRDSSFGGAEGKFHDKLFSGWKPGILSQSSQGSDQMSALHGGPSVSQRKQGPSLDIKAGDFLKSTESTENRRRRHLDDLKAPRSRVNKQLADVRVLKGEPTELSCAVNRHDLTGTWFKDGLKLTSMEGVTLEKEGLVHKLIISKVEDIHAGKYRFEAGDIKTEASIFVEDPPQVNEILLKNLMSVPTVAKAGEKVVIKIPFEGRLPVRAMWLKDKIELGDDSRIRVDKTDTFTMLSISNAERKDCGDYKVRLKNDSGILDIDLKVEVIDKPQRPAGPLKIVESSANDVTIQWNPPKDDGGKPVQNYIIEKQQVGKSDWVTLGETPRSCTTFTTSKVEQDMSYYFRVRAVNAEGSSDALESNEVVTISKATPGAPDPPEIVGVSKDTITISWKAPRKSGSSRISGYIVQKRKMGSVTWVPVNSVPIADKKLKVTDLKKGLQYEFCVAAVNASGMGDISAPSQAAFARDSTKPPGKVRDLKMAISDSSSVTLTWNVPEAEEGSGAKGYDVEMRSANSLSWTKCNIFPIETTTYKIKGLQTKETYFLRVRAINDCGPGEATELEAFTEVVRPVVFPRFIIDKTVKNFLLIKAGNAIRVNIPFEAPPDSVLTWLKDGASLPSRAKISTQDGTSQLLIKAAEFTDSGIYTVELTSGTGKRETFSFRVQVTDIPQPPGPIELRENVPNIVTVTWEPSTSEKWESNLYYTVMKRESQKGMWHVVGDLIYTNKFTYTSVIPGRDYYFRVVAKNYLGSSRPSDTAQPWRIRKQKADVQVRPQRYKGVNQNQPPRFLVPLKPHVVIAGTECRMSCAVGGHPPPKITWYKDGRDLSNNPCYFGTNNFGVCSLVIFGASKADEGDYMVEATNDLGHAFSKASLIVKDSCL